A genomic stretch from Serratia entomophila includes:
- a CDS encoding winged helix-turn-helix transcriptional regulator, translating to MNAEDICSPTGIRLEETGYGYTLAVISGKYKMIILYWLAQYKPVLRFNELQRRIGTISYKTLSSTLKELERDGLVIRKEYPQIPPKVEYSLSERGRSLIPVIDMMCDWGERHRDGGATPQG from the coding sequence ATGAACGCTGAAGACATTTGCAGCCCGACGGGCATCAGGCTGGAAGAGACTGGCTACGGCTATACGCTGGCGGTGATCAGCGGGAAGTACAAGATGATCATTCTGTATTGGTTGGCGCAATATAAGCCGGTGCTGCGCTTTAATGAGCTGCAACGCCGCATCGGCACCATATCTTACAAGACGTTGAGCTCAACCCTGAAAGAGCTGGAAAGAGACGGTCTGGTGATCCGAAAGGAATACCCGCAGATCCCGCCCAAGGTGGAATACAGCTTGTCCGAACGAGGACGCTCGCTGATCCCGGTTATCGACATGATGTGCGACTGGGGCGAGCGGCATCGC